In a single window of the Elaeis guineensis isolate ETL-2024a chromosome 6, EG11, whole genome shotgun sequence genome:
- the LOC105047257 gene encoding fasciclin-like arabinogalactan protein 6 — protein MASTTTTTIALVLATLLAFTTSGARAQPLAPAPTPAPLNLTAVLEKGGQYNTLIRLLRATQVEQQINSQLNNSFNGLTVFAPTDNAFNTLKAGTLNSLSQQQQVALVLYHVLPRYYSLSTFQTTSNPVRTQASGSNGGVYTINVTSTPSQANVSTGVVDTPISNTLKSDFPLAVYSVDRVLLPYELFGAKPPAPAPAPEKEKPGKSDRSPTADGPSAAVGLKGRGAGWSFVVGVVWVMGIIGSLL, from the coding sequence atggcCTCCACCACTACCACCACAATTGCACTCGTACTAGCCACATTGCTCGCCTTCACCACCTCCGGCGCCCGAGCCCAGCCGCTGGCCCCCGCCCCGACCCCGGCCCCCCTCAACCTCACCGCCGTCCTGGAGAAGGGCGGCCAGTACAACACCCTCATCCGCCTCCTCCGGGCAACCCAGGTGGAGCAGCAGATCAACAGCCAGCTCAACAACTCCTTCAATGGCCTCACCGTCTTCGCCCCCACCGACAACGCCTTCAACACCCTCAAAGCCGGAACCCTCAACAGCCTCAGCCAACAACAACAAGTTGCACTCGTCCTCTACCACGTCCTCCCTCGCTATTATAGCTTGTCCACGTTTCAGACCACCAGCAACCCGGTTCGCACCCAGGCGTCGGGCAGTAACGGTGGCGTCTACACCATCAACGTGACGAGCACGCCGAGCCAAGCGAACGTCTCCACCGGCGTCGTCGACACGCCCATCAGCAACACGCTTAAATCCGACTTCCCGCTCGCGGTTTACTCCGTCGATAGAGTCCTGCTGCCTTATGAGCTCTTTGGGGCCAAGCCACCGGCGCCGGCCCCGGCGCCGGAAAAGGAGAAGCCTGGGAAGAGTGACAGGAGCCCCACGGCAGATGGGCCGTCGGCGGCAGTCGGTTTGAAAGGGAGGGGAGCAGGGTGGAGTTTTGTGGTTGGGGTAGTGTGGGTGATGGGCATCATTGGAAGTCTTTTGTAA